In the genome of Petrotoga olearia DSM 13574, one region contains:
- a CDS encoding ABC transporter ATP-binding protein, with product MLEVKNLKVYYRSEDGIIKAVDDVSFNVKDGETLGLVGESGCGKSTLGQAIMKILPLNAQLYGEIILNGQNITKMNEKQMREIRGRDITMIFQDPMTSLNPIMKVKDLFVEIVRSHFPDISKEKAIEMGGSVLKDVGIDPSRMNQYTFQFSGGMRQRVMIALGLVLKPSFVISDEPTTSLDVIVQAQIIELMNKLRDEYQMSMLLITHDLGVVAQLADKIGVMYAGHLVEISSKENIYYNPKHPYTKALLDSIPNTDINDKDLKYIPGSPPDLGKPPKGCRFAPRCEYAMDICHEQEPKSFLIEGSEVKCWLYENSQYLNHVNVGGIND from the coding sequence GTGCTTGAAGTAAAAAATCTGAAAGTTTATTATAGAAGTGAAGATGGCATTATAAAAGCAGTTGACGATGTTAGTTTTAATGTAAAAGACGGAGAAACATTGGGGTTAGTGGGAGAATCAGGCTGTGGAAAATCTACGTTGGGACAAGCTATAATGAAAATATTACCGTTAAATGCACAATTGTATGGAGAAATTATATTAAATGGTCAAAATATAACTAAAATGAACGAAAAACAAATGCGAGAAATCCGAGGTAGAGATATTACCATGATCTTTCAAGACCCAATGACTTCCTTGAACCCAATTATGAAAGTAAAAGATCTTTTTGTTGAAATTGTGAGATCTCATTTTCCCGATATATCTAAAGAAAAAGCCATAGAAATGGGGGGTAGTGTCTTAAAAGATGTGGGAATAGACCCTAGCAGAATGAATCAGTACACATTTCAATTCAGTGGCGGAATGAGACAAAGGGTAATGATCGCCTTAGGATTGGTTTTAAAACCGTCTTTTGTTATTTCCGATGAGCCAACAACTTCATTGGATGTAATAGTTCAAGCTCAGATTATAGAGTTGATGAATAAATTAAGGGACGAATATCAAATGTCCATGTTGCTTATAACACATGATTTAGGTGTAGTTGCCCAACTTGCAGATAAGATTGGAGTCATGTATGCCGGTCATTTGGTGGAAATATCTTCAAAGGAAAATATTTATTACAATCCCAAGCACCCTTATACAAAAGCACTTTTAGATTCAATTCCAAATACAGATATCAACGACAAAGATTTAAAATACATCCCCGGAAGTCCTCCAGATTTAGGTAAACCTCCGAAAGGATGTCGATTCGCACCACGGTGTGAATACGCAATGGACATCTGTCACGAACAAGAGCCTAAAAGTTTTTTAATTGAAGGGTCAGAAGTTAAATGCTGGCTGTATGAAAATTCTCAATATTTAAATCACGTAAATGTAGGTGGTATTAATGACTGA
- a CDS encoding ABC transporter permease subunit, whose product MGKSFSRFFRGSNAWLTFIGMVILIFYIFLAFFSPQIAPYDPTERVGRSLTPPSSEFWFGTDNLGRDVFSRVVYGARIALTIAFVSVAIASAVGIPLGLLSGFVGGIFDRIMTIIMDAIYSFPGLILAIAIAAFLGPGIMNIAISIAVVYIPTYFRVIRNQVSSVKNELYVDGARAIGASNLSILGRYILPNVLPSVVVVLSMNLADAIMTEAGLSFLGLGIAPPTPDWGFDLSNGQRFILSGAWWALTFPGVAIMTVTLGFSMFSEGLNEMLNPTIRERR is encoded by the coding sequence ATTGGAAAGAGCTTCTCCAGATTCTTTAGAGGTTCAAATGCTTGGCTTACCTTCATAGGTATGGTTATTTTGATTTTTTACATTTTTTTGGCTTTTTTTTCTCCTCAAATAGCTCCTTACGACCCTACAGAAAGAGTTGGAAGATCTTTAACCCCTCCGAGTAGTGAATTCTGGTTTGGAACAGACAACCTTGGTAGGGACGTATTTAGTAGGGTTGTTTATGGAGCCAGAATTGCCTTAACAATTGCTTTTGTTTCCGTAGCAATAGCCTCGGCTGTTGGTATACCGTTAGGTTTATTATCGGGATTCGTAGGAGGAATATTCGACAGAATAATGACCATTATTATGGATGCTATATATTCCTTTCCGGGTTTAATTCTAGCCATAGCGATAGCTGCATTTTTAGGACCTGGTATCATGAATATCGCTATTTCTATAGCAGTTGTTTACATACCTACATACTTCAGAGTCATTAGAAATCAAGTATCTTCAGTAAAGAACGAACTTTATGTTGATGGAGCCAGGGCTATAGGGGCTTCTAACTTATCTATTTTGGGAAGATATATACTTCCAAATGTACTACCATCAGTTGTGGTTGTGCTTTCAATGAACCTGGCAGACGCCATAATGACAGAAGCTGGATTGAGCTTTTTGGGATTAGGAATAGCTCCCCCAACTCCCGATTGGGGTTTTGATTTGAGCAACGGTCAAAGATTTATTTTAAGTGGTGCTTGGTGGGCTTTGACCTTTCCAGGTGTTGCCATAATGACTGTTACACTAGGATTTTCCATGTTCAGTGAGGGTTTGAATGAAATGCTAAATCCGACAATTAGAGAAAGAAGGTAG
- a CDS encoding ABC transporter permease, translating into MSLRNYIIVRILLAIPMLFVLLVVIFFVIRIIPGDPVAAMLGGRASQEVIEARRAELGLNDPILVQFFKYVGGLFKGDLGTSTMTGRPVLDEILERFPATLELTIFAFIVAVVIGIFWGSKAAQKRDKPVDIIARGFSMLMYAVPVFWFGLMMQFIFGMQLKWLPIAGRIGATVQFEQITGLFLLDSLFRWNWTAFWDVLKHLLLPGITLGLVISSIFLRMVRNNTILTLTSDYVKSAKARGIPEGRILYRHALRNALVPILTVMGLQLALLMAGAVLTETTFSWPGIGSYLIMKIRYRDFPAIQGTIVFFAIFVIIINIIVEIINALIDPRVRY; encoded by the coding sequence GTGTCTCTGAGAAATTATATTATTGTGAGGATATTGTTGGCTATTCCCATGCTTTTTGTTCTCTTAGTGGTTATATTTTTCGTTATTAGGATAATTCCCGGAGATCCTGTTGCAGCAATGCTAGGTGGGAGAGCCTCTCAAGAGGTTATTGAAGCCAGAAGAGCAGAATTGGGACTTAACGATCCCATATTGGTTCAATTTTTTAAATATGTAGGGGGACTATTCAAAGGTGACTTGGGAACTTCAACAATGACGGGAAGGCCCGTACTTGATGAGATATTAGAAAGATTTCCCGCAACACTTGAATTAACGATTTTTGCATTCATTGTAGCTGTGGTTATAGGGATCTTTTGGGGTTCGAAAGCAGCGCAAAAAAGAGACAAACCCGTAGATATAATTGCCAGAGGGTTTTCGATGCTCATGTACGCTGTACCTGTATTTTGGTTTGGTCTGATGATGCAATTCATTTTTGGAATGCAGTTAAAATGGTTACCAATTGCTGGAAGGATCGGCGCGACAGTCCAATTTGAACAAATTACAGGTTTGTTTTTATTGGATTCTCTCTTCAGGTGGAATTGGACAGCTTTTTGGGATGTCTTAAAACATTTGTTGCTGCCCGGTATTACCCTTGGGCTGGTTATCTCAAGTATTTTTTTAAGAATGGTTAGAAATAATACAATTTTAACGTTAACCTCTGATTATGTAAAATCTGCTAAAGCAAGGGGGATACCTGAAGGTAGAATACTGTACCGACATGCTTTAAGAAATGCTTTGGTTCCTATTTTAACGGTAATGGGATTACAGCTTGCACTATTGATGGCTGGTGCTGTTTTAACTGAAACCACTTTTTCTTGGCCTGGAATCGGAAGTTATCTCATTATGAAAATCAGATACAGAGATTTTCCCGCTATTCAAGGAACTATAGTCTTTTTTGCCATTTTTGTAATAATAATTAACATTATAGTAGAAATTATCAACGCTTTAATAGACCCAAGGGTAAGGTACTGA
- a CDS encoding ABC transporter substrate-binding protein: protein MKRYMVSLFVVLVLFVGVWAQSTIVVGTTDKIRTLDPALCYDYFSSNILQNVLAGPVDYKVNSTEIVPNLFENWEVSEDGLEYIFHVRKGVVFEDGTPIDASVFKFSFDRVIKLGGDPAFLLSDIVETTEVVDDYTFKVTLQYPFSAFVSVLGYTVGWPVNPKVFPADRFYDGAPSASGPYKVTEWIRDVRITLQANEKYFGEKPKTDRIIILFYENAATLRLALETGEIDIAFRHLDPRDIQDLKNSRNIQVIQGESPQIRMLVFNAQKEPFDDPLVRQAISLAIERDVIVEDVFLNMASPLYSLVPMGMWSHEDVFQEGTLEAAKQLLYQAGYDEKNKLVVDLWYSPTHYGTTEADVAQVLMESLEKTGIIGINLEYAEWATYVDYFLNGTMGMFLLGWYPDYIDPDDYLWPFLSESGARSMGSFYVNPVTESVMRAARVATEQDVRTQLYKLVQQDLAFNAPYVTLWQGVETVAAQNNIKGILLEPSQIFRYYLLYKE from the coding sequence ATGAAAAGGTATATGGTAAGTTTATTTGTTGTGTTGGTTTTATTTGTAGGTGTTTGGGCACAATCTACCATTGTTGTTGGGACAACAGACAAGATTAGAACTTTAGATCCAGCTTTGTGTTATGATTACTTTTCTAGCAACATTTTACAAAATGTTTTAGCTGGACCAGTAGATTACAAGGTTAATTCTACGGAAATTGTACCAAATTTATTCGAAAATTGGGAAGTATCTGAAGATGGATTAGAGTATATTTTCCACGTTCGAAAAGGTGTTGTTTTCGAAGATGGTACCCCTATAGATGCATCCGTTTTTAAATTCTCTTTCGATAGGGTGATAAAACTTGGAGGAGATCCTGCGTTCTTACTCTCAGATATAGTTGAAACAACTGAAGTAGTTGATGATTATACCTTCAAAGTAACTCTTCAGTATCCGTTTTCAGCTTTTGTTTCAGTATTAGGTTATACCGTTGGATGGCCAGTTAATCCAAAGGTATTCCCCGCAGATCGTTTTTATGATGGAGCACCATCTGCTTCTGGCCCATACAAAGTTACTGAATGGATAAGAGACGTCAGAATTACATTACAAGCAAATGAGAAATATTTTGGGGAAAAACCAAAAACAGATAGGATCATCATTTTATTCTATGAAAACGCCGCAACATTAAGATTGGCTTTGGAAACCGGTGAAATAGACATTGCATTCAGACATTTAGATCCAAGGGATATACAAGATTTAAAAAATTCTCGAAATATCCAAGTTATTCAAGGAGAAAGTCCACAAATCAGAATGTTAGTATTCAATGCACAAAAAGAACCTTTCGACGATCCATTAGTAAGACAAGCGATCTCCTTGGCTATTGAAAGAGATGTAATCGTTGAAGATGTATTTTTGAATATGGCATCACCACTATACTCACTTGTACCAATGGGAATGTGGAGTCACGAAGATGTCTTCCAAGAAGGGACTCTTGAGGCTGCAAAACAACTTTTGTATCAAGCCGGTTACGACGAAAAAAACAAACTAGTTGTTGATCTTTGGTACAGTCCTACTCATTATGGAACAACAGAAGCAGATGTAGCCCAAGTTTTAATGGAATCCTTGGAAAAAACAGGAATTATCGGTATCAACTTAGAATACGCAGAATGGGCAACCTACGTTGATTATTTCTTAAACGGAACCATGGGTATGTTCTTATTAGGTTGGTATCCTGATTACATAGATCCTGATGATTACCTCTGGCCGTTCTTAAGTGAAAGTGGTGCTAGGTCGATGGGCAGTTTTTATGTCAACCCAGTAACTGAAAGTGTCATGAGAGCGGCAAGAGTAGCGACTGAGCAGGACGTTAGAACTCAGTTGTACAAATTGGTACAACAAGATCTTGCTTTCAACGCTCCTTACGTTACACTTTGGCAAGGTGTAGAAACGGTAGCTGCCCAAAATAACATCAAAGGGATTTTATTAGAACCTTCCCAGATTTTTCGATATTATTTACTCTACAAGGAATAA
- the dnaA gene encoding chromosomal replication initiator protein DnaA, giving the protein MEKHELIEKLRSNMSRDTWNNWLTTAQILELDDKKVVLGLGNLFIKEAVEKRFGSIIKETINNITGKPLEVVFKEIPISKEQKNAVNGPIIKNRPLKLSEFNPEFTFDSFVTGNSNRIAYYSALEVCKNPGKYNPLFIYGDVGLGKTHLLHAIGNFLMENAPDLKVQYVTAEDFMNQMMDGIRASDMENFRERFRKNVDFLLIDDVQFLIGKNTVQSELFHTFNSLFNSRKQIVICSDRTPDELATFHPRLISRFEMGLITDIQAPDKTTKYLIAKKMAQMISLQLTDDVAYYLAEHVDKNLRKLRGAIMNLLLQSQISGAPVNIESAKTIVNSMIRMNANKVRFQSPEVLETVKIDNVIDLVAAEFNINRKDIFSSSRKKEIALARQVLAYIFKTTMNLKTKDISEKLDKNHSTIIHSIKKIEHSLLMGNEMIKNKINNIKSKLEDEKGVITI; this is encoded by the coding sequence ATGGAAAAGCATGAACTAATAGAAAAACTACGCTCCAACATGTCTAGAGATACCTGGAATAATTGGCTTACGACGGCTCAAATTTTAGAATTAGACGATAAGAAAGTCGTCCTTGGATTGGGAAATTTATTTATTAAAGAGGCTGTCGAAAAAAGATTCGGTTCAATAATAAAAGAAACTATAAATAATATTACTGGAAAGCCTTTAGAGGTAGTTTTCAAGGAAATACCCATTAGTAAAGAACAGAAAAATGCAGTAAATGGTCCAATAATAAAAAACCGGCCTTTGAAACTATCAGAGTTTAATCCTGAGTTCACTTTTGATAGCTTTGTTACTGGAAATTCCAATAGAATAGCTTATTATTCAGCCCTGGAAGTTTGCAAAAATCCTGGAAAATATAATCCTTTATTCATATATGGAGATGTGGGATTAGGTAAAACTCATCTTTTGCATGCAATAGGGAATTTTTTGATGGAAAACGCCCCTGATTTGAAGGTGCAGTATGTAACTGCTGAAGATTTTATGAATCAAATGATGGACGGGATAAGAGCAAGTGATATGGAAAATTTTCGAGAACGCTTTAGAAAAAATGTTGATTTTTTATTGATAGATGATGTTCAATTTTTAATCGGAAAAAATACCGTACAAAGCGAACTTTTCCATACCTTTAATTCTCTTTTTAACTCAAGAAAACAGATAGTAATCTGTTCCGACAGAACACCTGATGAACTGGCCACCTTTCATCCTAGATTGATTAGTAGATTTGAAATGGGTTTGATAACTGACATACAAGCACCCGATAAAACCACAAAGTATTTGATAGCAAAGAAAATGGCACAAATGATTTCACTCCAACTAACAGACGACGTTGCTTATTATTTAGCCGAACATGTAGATAAAAACTTAAGAAAACTTCGGGGAGCAATAATGAACCTTCTCTTACAAAGCCAAATTTCGGGTGCGCCAGTAAATATCGAATCTGCAAAAACGATAGTCAATTCAATGATCAGAATGAACGCAAACAAAGTTAGGTTCCAATCACCAGAAGTTCTTGAAACAGTTAAAATAGATAACGTTATAGATTTGGTCGCTGCTGAATTTAATATAAATCGTAAGGATATATTCTCGTCATCGAGAAAAAAAGAAATAGCTTTAGCTCGTCAAGTTTTAGCTTATATTTTTAAGACTACTATGAATTTGAAAACCAAAGATATCTCTGAAAAATTAGATAAAAATCATTCTACTATTATTCATTCCATAAAAAAAATAGAACATTCTTTGTTGATGGGGAATGAAATGATAAAAAATAAAATAAATAATATCAAAAGCAAATTAGAAGATGAAAAGGGAGTTATTACAATATAG
- a CDS encoding family 1 encapsulin nanocompartment shell protein, with amino-acid sequence MDFLKRNLAPITQKAWEELDNRSKEIFKNQLKMRTIVDVEGPYGWDYSSYNLGKNELVENPRDGLGWGIRQVLPLVEIRNPFVLKQWELDNVERGLEDPDLEGLETAAKQLASFENNIILKGIEKANITGLQTLAKQNSVESSKNNVQDFVKSLFEAKKRFMEQGIEGPYTLVINKEIWQDLFAMNLSYPLDLVIKEIIDAKVEPLNGVDEGFIISNRGGDFKLILGQDISLGYDYKFEEQLKFFFTESLTFHVITPEAIVGLEL; translated from the coding sequence ATGGATTTTCTTAAAAGAAATTTAGCTCCAATAACACAAAAAGCCTGGGAAGAACTAGATAACCGGTCTAAAGAAATTTTTAAGAACCAATTAAAAATGAGAACAATTGTTGATGTAGAAGGCCCATATGGATGGGATTATTCTTCATACAATTTAGGAAAAAACGAACTAGTTGAAAATCCAAGAGATGGATTGGGATGGGGAATTAGACAGGTTTTACCTCTAGTAGAGATTAGAAACCCATTTGTTTTGAAACAATGGGAGCTTGATAATGTCGAAAGGGGTTTAGAAGACCCGGATTTGGAAGGGTTAGAAACCGCTGCAAAACAATTAGCTTCTTTTGAAAATAATATAATTCTAAAAGGTATAGAAAAAGCAAATATAACCGGTTTGCAAACGCTTGCCAAACAGAATTCTGTGGAAAGTTCCAAAAACAACGTACAAGATTTTGTTAAATCCTTATTTGAAGCAAAAAAGAGATTCATGGAACAAGGGATTGAAGGACCGTATACACTAGTTATTAACAAGGAAATATGGCAAGATTTATTTGCGATGAATCTTTCCTATCCTCTGGATTTAGTTATAAAAGAAATTATAGACGCCAAAGTGGAACCTTTAAATGGTGTGGATGAAGGTTTTATAATTTCTAACCGTGGAGGAGACTTTAAATTAATTTTAGGACAAGATATTTCTTTAGGGTATGATTACAAGTTTGAAGAACAACTCAAATTTTTCTTCACTGAAAGTTTGACTTTCCACGTAATAACTCCTGAAGCTATAGTTGGGTTAGAATTGTAA
- a CDS encoding encapsulin-associated ferritin-like protein — protein MQDYHEPYEELNDKDRSYVYALNSLKEEIEAIDWYNQRAAVSKDPTIKEIMEHNRDEEIEHAVMLIEWLRRNMDGWDEELRTYLFTDKPLLEVEEEAVEGEEESSSNNKGDLGLRGLK, from the coding sequence ATGCAAGATTACCATGAACCTTATGAAGAACTAAATGACAAAGATCGTTCTTATGTCTATGCATTAAACAGTTTAAAAGAAGAGATTGAAGCGATAGATTGGTACAACCAAAGAGCGGCTGTTTCTAAAGACCCAACGATCAAAGAAATTATGGAGCACAACAGGGATGAAGAAATTGAACATGCCGTAATGCTTATCGAATGGTTAAGAAGGAACATGGATGGATGGGATGAAGAACTGAGAACGTATCTTTTCACAGATAAACCTTTGTTGGAAGTTGAGGAAGAAGCTGTAGAAGGAGAAGAAGAGTCTTCTTCAAATAACAAAGGCGATTTAGGCCTAAGAGGATTGAAGTAG
- a CDS encoding type II toxin-antitoxin system VapC family toxin — protein sequence MFLVDTNIFLEILLDQDKKEDCKAFLDDNIGNLNITDFSLHSIGVILFRYGKEDIFRRFVEDVMPNTKLLFLPTELYREIVNVRKILKLDFDDAYQYSIAKYHGLKVVTMDKDFERIKDVETLFL from the coding sequence ATGTTTTTAGTCGATACGAACATATTTTTAGAAATTCTTCTTGATCAAGACAAGAAAGAGGATTGCAAGGCGTTTCTGGATGACAATATTGGAAACCTCAACATAACAGATTTTTCATTGCATTCTATCGGCGTAATCCTCTTTAGATATGGCAAAGAAGATATCTTCCGGAGATTTGTTGAAGATGTCATGCCTAACACTAAACTCCTATTTTTGCCGACGGAACTGTACAGGGAAATTGTAAATGTAAGAAAAATCTTGAAATTAGATTTTGATGATGCTTATCAATATAGCATAGCTAAATACCATGGATTGAAAGTAGTTACAATGGACAAGGATTTTGAGAGAATAAAGGATGTAGAAACTTTGTTTTTATAG
- a CDS encoding DUF2281 domain-containing protein, translating to MHEKEIEEKIQKLPEDLRREVLDYVDFLLSKYRGKENLRGKFRFDWEGGLSEIREEFTSGELQHKALEWR from the coding sequence ATGCATGAGAAAGAAATCGAGGAAAAAATACAAAAGCTTCCCGAAGATTTGAGGAGAGAGGTTTTAGATTATGTGGACTTTCTACTAAGTAAGTATCGAGGCAAAGAAAATTTGAGAGGTAAATTCAGGTTCGACTGGGAAGGAGGCCTATCAGAGATAAGAGAGGAATTCACTTCTGGTGAACTGCAACACAAGGCTTTGGAGTGGAGATAA
- a CDS encoding ABC transporter permease — MDPHTWRILGFTFYQATLSSVLSLAITLIPAYFASRNEGIISKLLDNTIFIPFFFPPVSAVMAFTLLYSSVGILSKLGFSLDIMYTLKAIILAHVFYNSPIFVRYISEALRRVPASFIETASIEGAGKFKTFINVELPLIIPSFSRGLFLVFTYNFTSFAIVLSLGGIRYSTLEVAISSTLRSTLDFPKALSYALIQLIILTILNTVISKFEPISFEYEPFSQKKSRYLSRTISIVYLIFEYSIVLIGIAASFFDFINMKFDISSFLNLFSKELNRVYPVVRSILNSFLVSTVSAFLAVITAYFLLKNYSKLINVSVMATLGISSAFLGMALLYLNILFNIPYVMLLILGYFLITIPIAYSFLFQPIRGFDNKIVEAAKIDGARKLVIFLKVELPLLFSSFTSAFLQIFAIIFGEFTISYTMQVRDYFPLASVVNYSLSSGRLYQEANALSGLNILLIFFIFYVSNKFAKKSET, encoded by the coding sequence TTGGATCCGCATACTTGGCGGATCCTAGGCTTTACTTTTTATCAAGCTACTCTTTCATCTGTTTTATCGTTGGCAATAACTTTGATTCCCGCTTATTTTGCTTCAAGAAATGAAGGGATCATATCTAAATTATTAGACAATACTATTTTTATACCTTTCTTTTTCCCACCGGTATCGGCAGTTATGGCTTTCACGCTTTTGTATTCTTCAGTTGGTATTCTTTCAAAATTGGGTTTTAGTTTAGATATTATGTACACATTGAAAGCGATAATATTAGCCCATGTCTTTTATAACTCTCCCATATTTGTTCGTTACATATCGGAAGCTCTTAGAAGGGTACCTGCAAGTTTTATTGAAACAGCCAGTATAGAAGGAGCGGGGAAGTTTAAAACTTTTATTAATGTAGAATTACCTTTGATTATTCCATCCTTTTCAAGAGGTTTATTCTTAGTATTTACATATAATTTTACAAGTTTCGCTATTGTTTTAAGTTTGGGTGGTATAAGATATTCGACTTTGGAAGTGGCTATTTCTTCAACATTGAGAAGTACACTGGATTTCCCCAAGGCTTTATCTTATGCATTAATTCAACTTATAATCCTTACGATTCTTAATACCGTTATATCAAAGTTTGAACCAATCTCTTTTGAATATGAACCATTCTCTCAAAAAAAATCCAGATACTTAAGTAGGACAATATCCATCGTTTACTTGATCTTTGAATATTCAATTGTCTTGATTGGTATTGCAGCTTCTTTTTTTGATTTTATAAATATGAAATTTGATATATCTTCATTTCTGAATTTATTTTCTAAAGAGTTAAATCGTGTATATCCCGTAGTTAGATCAATCTTAAATTCTTTTTTAGTCTCCACGGTATCAGCTTTCCTTGCGGTAATAACAGCATATTTTTTATTGAAAAATTACAGTAAGCTCATCAATGTTAGTGTAATGGCTACTTTGGGGATATCATCTGCTTTCTTGGGTATGGCTCTGCTTTATTTAAATATATTGTTTAATATTCCATACGTTATGTTATTGATTCTCGGATATTTCTTAATAACAATACCTATCGCATATTCGTTTTTGTTCCAACCGATACGTGGATTTGACAATAAAATAGTTGAAGCTGCAAAGATAGATGGGGCAAGAAAACTAGTAATCTTTCTAAAAGTAGAACTACCACTTCTGTTTTCTTCGTTTACAAGTGCTTTTCTTCAAATATTTGCGATAATTTTTGGTGAATTCACCATCAGTTACACAATGCAAGTGAGGGATTACTTTCCCCTTGCAAGTGTGGTTAATTATTCTCTTTCCTCAGGGAGATTATACCAAGAAGCAAATGCTTTAAGCGGTCTGAACATACTTTTAATCTTCTTTATCTTTTATGTAAGCAATAAGTTTGCGAAAAAGTCAGAAACTTAA
- a CDS encoding thiamine ABC transporter substrate-binding protein, with the protein MKKFLAMLGVMVVLLSFAFSEELTVYIYESLSWIEGGTVQKFEEMNDCEVKVVKLGDAGNVLTRLVLERKNPRADVVIGLDQSLAAKAVEEDLLIPYKPKNIENVKDKALIFDPEYYVIPYDYGAIAIIYDPEKIHEELESFEDLTKFKNSLIIQDPRASSTGQAFLLWTIAVYENNWKDFWERLMPAILTVSPSWDDSFAKFEIGEAPMMVSYATDSAYSQYYYGSSKYKVFIPKEGAYVQIEGAGIVKGTNNIELAQKFMEFILTEDFQKEIPLNQWMFPVIDVELPEVYQYAVVPEKILTIPAQELSNNLERWLKEWEALLY; encoded by the coding sequence GTGAAGAAGTTTTTAGCAATGTTGGGTGTTATGGTTGTTTTGTTATCTTTTGCTTTTTCTGAGGAATTGACTGTCTATATTTATGAAAGTCTTAGTTGGATTGAAGGAGGAACGGTTCAAAAGTTCGAAGAGATGAACGACTGTGAAGTAAAAGTGGTAAAATTAGGTGATGCAGGTAACGTTCTCACAAGGCTAGTTTTAGAAAGGAAAAATCCTCGGGCGGATGTGGTCATTGGGCTTGATCAATCCTTAGCTGCAAAAGCTGTTGAAGAAGATTTATTGATCCCTTACAAACCAAAAAACATTGAAAATGTTAAAGACAAAGCGTTGATATTTGATCCGGAATATTATGTAATTCCTTATGACTATGGAGCAATTGCCATTATTTACGATCCAGAAAAGATACATGAAGAATTAGAATCTTTTGAAGATCTAACTAAATTTAAAAACTCATTGATAATACAAGATCCAAGGGCATCAAGCACTGGTCAAGCTTTTTTACTGTGGACAATAGCAGTGTATGAAAATAATTGGAAAGATTTTTGGGAAAGACTTATGCCTGCAATATTAACAGTAAGTCCCAGCTGGGATGATTCTTTTGCAAAATTTGAAATTGGCGAGGCACCGATGATGGTCAGCTATGCAACCGATAGTGCATATTCACAATATTACTATGGGTCTAGTAAGTACAAAGTTTTCATTCCCAAGGAAGGTGCTTATGTTCAGATAGAAGGAGCTGGTATCGTTAAAGGAACTAATAATATTGAGTTGGCTCAAAAATTCATGGAATTTATACTAACAGAAGATTTTCAAAAGGAAATACCTTTAAATCAATGGATGTTCCCTGTAATTGATGTTGAACTCCCTGAGGTTTATCAATATGCAGTGGTTCCCGAAAAAATTCTGACTATTCCAGCCCAAGAACTTTCAAACAATCTAGAAAGATGGCTGAAAGAATGGGAGGCTCTATTGTACTGA